GTAATGTTGtggtaaaaatgaaagttttgaATGCGAGGGAAATCTACAAGTGGCATTATGGACACATCGaccacatttgaataacatacATCCACACTTTCCTTTCAAACCTGTGTTAATGGCATTTCTTACAAAGCTGTGGCCGAGCCCTAAAGAGTCCAGGGTCAATCTAAGAGAAAGTCTCACAGGATTCAGGTCCAACTCAAGCCTCATTTTAGTGACAAGCATGATATGACTCAAAGTCTCAAGCCTCTGAAACATGGCACCGATAAGTATGCCATTGTAAACACACTACGGAATATCTCACACAAAGACTATCAGTATTGTGACGTCATAATATGTTAAAAAGTACAATGAGGCAATGTCTTTGAATGCCTTCGGTAATGTAAGGAACATCATAGTGAGTTAACCCAAAATACACGAGTACATTTTCTGCTGTAGCAGCAATCATGGTGGTTAGTGAGGGAGTGGAGGTGAATGGAGTCTCATTTGTGCTGCTCAAATCATTCAAATCatgcactgaaaacacaaaatgtgttaCTTTTGATAAACCCCAAACTATCAGCATGGCCAGATACCGCTAGAGGTAAGGAGAACATATGTTTTTTGTGTGATCTGACCCGTTCAGATCAGCGCTAACACATCTGCCCCTCTTTCTTTGCAGCCCCTTTCCTGCGATCCATCTGCAACCTTctacttcatcacattttcctctcgcctctcctctgcatcttcgccctctcctcctgtcgtctctcctctcagcagcatgttgtACAGTCTGGGTCTCTCTCTGGGGgctgcacactgtgtgtgcCTGGGATGGCAGACAGGCCTGACCCATTTACCAAGCgctttcctccccctcctccttcactccatCTCTCGCTCCCTGTCGTTGGCTCGCTGTACATTTGTATGCATCTCTATCGCTCGGCTGTGTTTGGTATGTATGTCTGTTCCGTTCCTCTGTCCGTCTCATTTtgcctctctttctgtttttcccccTCAAATGATATGGGGGGCTTTATCCATTTGCATTCAAGGGGGTGTTTTACAGGAtactacgcacacacacacacacacacacacacacatacacacactcccaaTCCCTACTAGAGATGCACTCAGTCAGCAAGTGCGTGCAACCACTAAAGATAGAAGATGTTAGACAGGGCAGTCTGGGTAATAAAGACACAAATATCACAGAACAACAGGCAAGAGACATCACGGTGAACGTCtacgtgacacacacacacacacacacacacactttgaaaaaaTGGCAGCCGGGCGCACCctaagaaaaagaagaaaagtaaaatgcacaaactgttttttattgagcgtgtgtttatgtgtgttgtgATGGATGACCGCCTGAACGAGCCCTTGATAGAGGAACGAGACAGTAATGACCAAACTCAATTagcatgtctgtgtgcgtttgtgtgggGCGAAGCCTCTGGCCCGCCACTTACAGCACAGAGAGACTCATAAATCCTGATTACTTTAGCTAACGAGGACTCGCTCCCATCCCAATAAATCACAAACAGGTAAGTGTGCAAACAAGCAGCAtcaaacaccacacacagtcaaactgtATGagcagcacgcacgcacgcatgcacgcagacacacacatgtgtggCAGCCGGGTTGTTTGCTTAAGTAAAGGGCTTAATAAAGCCTCACATCTGAGAAAACAACCGGTGGCACAGTctagacactgacagacaggacacacacacattctgcagaCCCCAATTAGCTGACCCCAaacttaacacacacatacacacactgttttagtctctctctctcacacttcTCTTCTGTCACCTCATCTCCCAAAAATGGCTCCTTGTGTGCCAAGAATATCACTTTTCCATGCTTGCAGGTATTGGGTTTATAATAagctttaaaggaatagttggtCATTTTCGGGAAtagttttttcactttctttccaaAAATTAGATGAAAAAAAGTTCCATTTTCATGTCTTTAGCTACAGCCACAGTTAAcggctagttagcttagctagaGAAGTGGATTCAAGGGAAAACAGTCGACCTGGCTCTGTTCAATCCACataccagcatctctaaagctgaCTTATTAACACATTATAACTTGTTTGCTCAATCTGCACAAGAAGTGAAgcataaaaatgtcaaagttcTGGTTTTTCGGGGCGTTATACACCAGACTGCGTGTCTCCTCTGTCACCTCATCTCTCAAATATGGCACCCTACAGTgctaaaaacactttttctggCTCCCTCACTAGATTTCCAATTTGACTTTCAACCTTGCTAAAACACTGTAGTGTTCCTCTTGTAGTTTATGAAAAGCTGTTACAAcaatggtttgacattttgagaaacatgCTTATGAATTTACTagccaagagttagatgagaagatcaatactgCTGTCATTCATGTCTGCCGGTAAATATGGAGCGACAGCTAGCAGCCAGCTCAAGAGTGGAAACGGAGAAACCGCTAACCACACTCTGTTCAAAAGTAACAGTAAATCCACCTACGAGCACCTCCAGAGTTCACTGATTATGTGCTGCATGTTGTTTAATCCatgcaaaaaccaaagtgtaaaagtGAAAAGACTGTGGTTTTAAGGAGGTTATGTGCTGGAACATGTCCTTGCTAATGGGTTAGTGCTGCGCTGACTTGCAACAACAGATAATGTGCTAATTGGTGAGCTTttgaggtggtggtggatggCTAGCTACTTCCACTCTTTGTACCAACCTGTTCCTGGATGTAGCTTCTATTTACTGTACACGTATTAGAGTGGTATAGAGCCCCATCTCAATCTCAGCAAGAGAGCATATaaatgcatttcccaaaatgtcaaaatattgttttcagAAAGTCTTAATGGAGTTGGCATCAGGATCCCAAAGAGTATGATATCATTCCAAAACCGTGTCACTTTTATGTAAGGGGTTCCAGTGTTAAACTGTTCCAGTGGGGCTGGATCGAGCAATGAATTGCCTAAACTTCTGCACTGTATATGGGAAGATAATATACAAGAGAGTGAAGCCTATAATATGTCATTCTCACACATACTCTAACTGGCTCATTTCTTATGAATTATAGTGGAATGGAGCAAGGAGAACCCACCGTGGGAAGCTGAAGTCATTCTAGTGGTGGTATTAACCTGAACCCGAGCTGCTCCCTCTGGTCAACACTTGGCTTCTTCTGCTCTGAGTCTGGTAGCTGTTGTTCCTCCTCCGAAACCTCTTCACAACATGAAATCTAATCTCTCTCTTTAATTCCTCCGACCTGCGGCTGTAACTGTGGTTTTGGAGAGAGGAGAGTCCAGGGCCAATTCCATGAGGTTACTGTCGAACCATAACCGcaacctctccctctcttccatcTTCACTTCTTCTCAGCGTTGACCACAAGGCTTCTCTCCTACTGtctgagctgtcagtcatctgtCTTCCCATCATCTctccaaacaacacacacaccaattgTTGCTATTGGTGCCggacagcctgtgtgtgtgtgtgtgtgtgtgtgtgtgtgtgtgtgtgaatgtggatCTATATTGGAGTCTATATGCAGGATATTGAAACCAGAATGGGTCAAGTGGACATTGTTCTGGGGCCAAAGAGGCtgacgcgcgcacacacagacacacacacatacacacacgcacgcacacacactatatTCACCTTGATCTGTCTTTAGCcttctcctcacacacacacacccacagagacaCCGGTGTATACACCAAAGCCAGGGGCAGTGTAACAACATCAAAGATTGAGCGAGTGGCGGCAGGAGAAAATTGCCACTCCACCTCAGTCTGGCGGGATGACATCAGAGGCGTGGGTGGCAGAGGGGCGTCGGGGCCTGGAGGGAAAGGCGTTGGTGGGAGCGCACAGGACAAGAGGGGGAGGAATCAGGTCAGCCGTGGAGGGTTAGCTCCTATCATTAACAACCCTGACGTCATGGCATAACATGGGAAATGGCCCGGGAGCAGGTTTGGATGTGACCGGGGAAAGTTTGGGAATAAATTTACATTGACTTATGCATTTTTTGCCTTAACTTTGGGCTGAAGTTTAAGGGTGTGACTCAGCAATCCACTGAGTCACACCGCTGGTCTGAGGAgttcaaatattttttatacTTGACTTTAGTGTCACAATAAGACTGAGTGAATTTGTACAAAATGTACAGTCGACTTTTGGTTATCTAAGAAAATCTTCATTATAGGCTCCTTCAATTTCTACAATTCTCAACTTCCTGAAAATCCAGCACACCTGCCCTCATGGCTAACTAAATGAAAACTCTTTCCCCAGCAGGCAACATTTCTAGTCTGTCTACAGCATCAACTTTGCAACAATTTCTTCACTTGCACATAACCGTCTACTGCCAGGACAAATATAACGTCCATATACGGCAAATGCAATTTACCCATCTCActcattttattgcattttccaGTCAATACTCTCCTGATTCTGAGGattctgaaaggaaaaaaaaacggCGCAAGCACGCAGAGGCACATTTGAAAATGAGCCGTACAATTGATATCTTGTCAGCATTGTGTTATGTTCCTaatgatgatgacacatgactTGTCTAGTGGTGGGTGAAAAGGCACTCAAGGTTTCTGCATTCATATAAATGTATTGACGATATGCTGTGCCCCTGCAGCACTGTTGACAAAGTAGATGAAGAATAGTAGCTGATGGCTATGAGTGAGGTTTGTGGAGCTAATATGCCATCTAGTGGTAGACTGATGTAATGGCAAATGCAAACTTCATTCCAGTGTTGTCATTTACAATTTGTTGTGATTATCCATCAGTTACATGCTTTATACCAAAATACCACCAAGAAACAATTTCTCAGtaaaacagtcaaaactgaTAAGAGTCTGCTCATAATGAACCTTTATTAAAATCAGTGTTCTACAAGCAATTGGTCCGACTGTTTATATTACCAATTAATATAAATACAGATGTGTTGTAGTTGTAAATTTATgtcagaagaagagagaaaacacctTCCATTTTTCACTGTCAAAGTACCGCAGTTAATTTGACtcacacaaaggaaacaaagtAGCAGAGTCAAAGTAGAAATAACCCCTATAGCCTACTGCACCGAATAAACACTGAAACCAAAAGAAATCAGTCCCACTGAGTAATATGGGCAAAGTAGCCCAATGTGTAATTTTCATCAAAAAGATTTATCATAGACAAAATATTTTCCAGGAACGATTAATCCAGCATAGTATTTCCAGCTTCAATATTCCCTTTGCTTGCAAACATTTGGGATTACTGGAATTTTACGATCCCATGGTATTATGGAATGTAGGAATAAAGTGGCTACGTGCCATACAACTTCCCTTGAACTACTTACAGATATGCtagagaaaacataaaatactCAAAAGAGAGTTTGTAGAAAGGTTAGAAACAGAAGACCTCTGACCAATATATGATGTACAGTACTCTGTGTTTGCCACTCATTTTAAGACACAATGTGCAGCATAAAAGTGCATCATcttcaaaagaggaaaaaaactaaaaaaacaaaaccaggaaaGTACAACCATCTGCCAACTCTGCATCCCTACTCAGTCACCACCCTCTCCATCTGTCAACCAGGGCGCCTGTAGCAGGCCTCCTGGTAGGAAGTAGCATTGACAACACTGAACATGTCTCTCCTGACAAAAGACAGGAAGTTCTTCAGAGGGCAGAGGGGCTGACTGGCGTGGCGGTCGTGGGAGCGACAGAAGGTGGTGTGAAAAGTCACGTCCTCACCATTGTACAGCACCCTGATGAACAGTTCCCCGTCTTTCGCCTTTGACTTCTCGCCTTTGCTAgctttcttcttcagctgtcCTTGCGTCGGCGGTGGACTCTTCCACAGTTCAAAAACTATTCTTGCTGCAAAACGTGGAAAGTGGGCCTCCTCCAGGCCCAGGGCACTCAGCAACGGGGCCATGGTGACATCATGGGCCGAAGAGAGAGTGAAGACTTCCTCGCCTCCTGCACGAGGCTGTCGGCCAGCTTCATTGTCCCTGGCAACACGCTCCATCTTGGTGGCAGTTCGGTTGAGGTAGGGGTACATGGCCAGGACGGAGTACTTATGGTACAGCCCCACTCTTAGCCGATCCACCTCATCTTCTAGCTGCTGTCGCCGAATCACAGCAAACTGCGCCACTGTCAGGCATCCCTTTGCGCCGCTATCTCCCATGGGAACGCATGGGAAAGAAAGGCCATGGCACAGGTGGCACAGCAGGGAGTCTATAGGGTTCGCAGCTCGGAGCTGGCGAGTGAGAACACCCAAAGTGCGTGCCATATCAGCATAAGTCCTCTCGAGTTCGTTATCACTCACTCTGAGCCGATactgcctcctctgctcttcctccaggtATCTGTTCCTGGCGGGGCAGTCACATGCTGAGCCGCAGAACAACGTGCTCCACTGATGCCGCACGGTGAGTTTCGTCCAATCAAAGTCCGGGAGCAAGCCGTAGAGGAGAGCCAGTCCACTCTGTAGAGTGCGGCTCTTACCTGTGGTCTCGACCCACACCTGGCGGGGAGACCAGTCGGAGGGGAGGAGATTGTGATGCTTGTAGGCTTGATGGAGGAGCTGTCCATTGTGCAGGTGCTGCACCACAcctggaaaaaatggaaaaagacattttctttgaaGTTCAGCTTTAAGACGAGAGGAAAATAGAGATTGTGGTGGGGAGACCTTCCTTGCCTACCTGTCTGCGTGAGCTCTCCCATCTCGCAGGCACTGTGGTTGGGCAGACGAGGAACAGAGCTCAGCGGTGACTCCCAATGGCCGCGTCCTCCAAGGCCCATGTGACTGATGAAGGAGCCCAGCAAGGGGTGGGATGGCTTCCTGGAGGCGGTAAATGATAATAGATGGTTGGTACGTGAGTCGCAGAGTGAGCCTTCTTTTCAGATATCTGCAGTCTCGTCAGCATTCAAAATTTTAGAGAGAATGAAAGTCTGCACGCATTTTGATGGACAATTATTAACAAGGCTGACAATGACGAGACAGCCCCAACACCAAGTTTTGACTTCAgatgttttagttttattttgacctctggCAAGCAAGTATGGTATAAGCAGAATAATCAACATCAACCCATGCTGTTATGTGAAATAATGCACCACACAAACATCCAGTTTAGACTTTTTCTAGTATCTTACAGCATAAATGTCAGACAGTAGTTATGGTTCCACACACTGTCACGAGGAAGTTTCCTTTTAAAACCACAGCTAAGACTGTTGGACTCTTAGAATCAGTTACAGCAACTGTTTCTCTGCCTCTATGGAGTTAAAAGCCCAAGTCTCTATTCTCAtagcaacacacaaacattttgagAAGTGTGCTTGGTAAAATGAGGCACAAACAGGTTTTGCAAAGCGTTTgtgttcatttcattcaaaaatgAACTCCTGCTTCAAATAAGTCAACACAATTAAGCTGTGTATTTTAACAGATCACCCACAATCCTCTGCATCACCTTTTTTCACAAAGCAAATATTGACATGTCAACGACAGAAAAGCACAtgtgtaaataaaaaagaatgatggctgaattccattttccatctctccaggttttttgtttgtttgtttgtttgtttgtttgtttgtttgtttgtttgttttttggggggggtctTCTCtactgtgcatgctggctcactgtcacgaCTTACTGGGTCACAAGCCAATCCATTAGTCAAACAACCGAAAATGAGTAGATGAAAATTTCAGGTGATTCTCAGatgttgcttttgtttctttgaaatCCTAAACTGAGTATCTTTGAGTTGTGGACCACTGGTAGGTCAAAATTAAATTGTTAAAATGTCACCTTGGACTTTGCTgctagttgcagccctacaagaaatacagtcatttaaaaaatggtACTTTATCACCGTCATGCTGTTGCTCCTCAATATGTGCAATGCTGATACAACTGAAACGCTACATCAATCAATAGCTCATAGTAGATCAAAAGAAAGTTCaattcaagcaaaaatggcaaatattctctggctccagcttctcaaatgtgaggatttcttgtttttcttttgtttacaaCAACAATTCAATTAGTCAAGAAAACACTGTCGTATTTGTCAATACTGAAAATACACAGTGAGGGCCAATTACATTATTTCACTATCAGTATACAGAAAATTTTATTTACAAACGGATTATTTACATGTTCAGTCTTTAAGTGTATGTGCAGGCCACTTCCTACATCTACCACCAGGTGTCGCTCTAACATAACACTGCTGGACTACAGCAGCGTTCAATACATGTGGGAGGGAATATGGGAGA
This genomic interval from Chaetodon trifascialis isolate fChaTrf1 chromosome 9, fChaTrf1.hap1, whole genome shotgun sequence contains the following:
- the pxylp1 gene encoding 2-phosphoxylose phosphatase 1 isoform X1; translated protein: MLARDRFLLLVMVGGAVLAIISLSLQFLNLIPTTPMLEERPFQIIDGGAGVALGKSRKRVFPVPHTQEPNPISEAYSYCNSPNHSEQAWEGHSPADYKLLSVQVMIRHGDRYPLYSIPKTKRPAIDCTLSISRKPSHPLLGSFISHMGLGGRGHWESPLSSVPRLPNHSACEMGELTQTGVVQHLHNGQLLHQAYKHHNLLPSDWSPRQVWVETTGKSRTLQSGLALLYGLLPDFDWTKLTVRHQWSTLFCGSACDCPARNRYLEEEQRRQYRLRVSDNELERTYADMARTLGVLTRQLRAANPIDSLLCHLCHGLSFPCVPMGDSGAKGCLTVAQFAVIRRQQLEDEVDRLRVGLYHKYSVLAMYPYLNRTATKMERVARDNEAGRQPRAGGEEVFTLSSAHDVTMAPLLSALGLEEAHFPRFAARIVFELWKSPPPTQGQLKKKASKGEKSKAKDGELFIRVLYNGEDVTFHTTFCRSHDRHASQPLCPLKNFLSFVRRDMFSVVNATSYQEACYRRPG
- the pxylp1 gene encoding 2-phosphoxylose phosphatase 1 isoform X2; amino-acid sequence: MSSSVCGWTSSYRTVVKMVSAVAAQLLLVFISVNLIPTTPMLEERPFQIIDGGAGVALGKSRKRVFPVPHTQEPNPISEAYSYCNSPNHSEQAWEGHSPADYKLLSVQVMIRHGDRYPLYSIPKTKRPAIDCTLSISRKPSHPLLGSFISHMGLGGRGHWESPLSSVPRLPNHSACEMGELTQTGVVQHLHNGQLLHQAYKHHNLLPSDWSPRQVWVETTGKSRTLQSGLALLYGLLPDFDWTKLTVRHQWSTLFCGSACDCPARNRYLEEEQRRQYRLRVSDNELERTYADMARTLGVLTRQLRAANPIDSLLCHLCHGLSFPCVPMGDSGAKGCLTVAQFAVIRRQQLEDEVDRLRVGLYHKYSVLAMYPYLNRTATKMERVARDNEAGRQPRAGGEEVFTLSSAHDVTMAPLLSALGLEEAHFPRFAARIVFELWKSPPPTQGQLKKKASKGEKSKAKDGELFIRVLYNGEDVTFHTTFCRSHDRHASQPLCPLKNFLSFVRRDMFSVVNATSYQEACYRRPG